From Carya illinoinensis cultivar Pawnee chromosome 5, C.illinoinensisPawnee_v1, whole genome shotgun sequence, one genomic window encodes:
- the LOC122308908 gene encoding uncharacterized protein LOC122308908, producing the protein MDSSSSNSEYNLSAREQDEIDYDYTAVFIKIINKLVKVLLNLLQVMYSSNSSLNMVNVIIIIVFIPISFAYMAVTEVITQVPNTRYRHVIGPVIYVLGILTCVLLLLIIYLSQA; encoded by the exons ATGgatagcagcagcagcaactcCGAGTACAATCTGAG TGCAAGAGAGCAAGACGAGATTGATTATGATTATACCGCCgtattcatcaaaattatcaaCAAGCTAGTTAAGGTGCTGCTTAACCTTCTACAAGTGATGTACTCATCCAATTCTTCGTTGAACATGGTCAACGTTATAATCATCATAGTGTTCATTCCAATATCATTTGcttacatggctgtaacagaggTGATAACCCAAGTTCCAAACACACGCTACCGTCATGTGATTGGACCCGTCATTTATGTTTTAGGCATCCTAACTTGTGTCTTACTACTATTGATCATCTATCTATCACAAGCTTAG